The following proteins come from a genomic window of bacterium:
- a CDS encoding peptidyl-prolyl cis-trans isomerase: MLIKIHKYSKAIFIAILILIIPAFIFWGSGGAERAKGPVAGYIFEKPVSSAVFSSSLRGAGVWKIIELCEYYNVRNPEAILANKWIIDNILSQENALRQAAWDRLILEKEASNIGLSVSDREIEAWISSFPLFQSNGKFEESKFDTVLSTIFFGILPGDFLEELKKSLLSIKIIRLIRSTAVVTENEVKDYFLRENEKRDVSFIAFDYKDFVNEVSYSVKEMEDFYNANKNLLKIPEKVKIDYISVTADSNDPSIRLTEPEAEAFYKRNRQNYKNEDGSEKTYSEAKSDVKKDLSAKKAYENASAKITELFFDIDSGELSPAKAADKSGLSLKTTEYFSRFDPVEGIANSDLFAKISFETPLNKVSEPVFTGTEFIIVIPKAKTPAVIPAFEDCKDKIGEILKIKKASEASAAAARSAREQILALTKKDPSMSIEEASSKLGFKTESEKSATLESQFSGIGNSYMFTSIAFSLKENLLSEPVETSSGVSLLWITKIDMPDMSKFDEIKETYTEKALAIKQNIVLSEWYRNLFKKANLKELASQN, encoded by the coding sequence ATGCTTATTAAAATTCATAAATATTCAAAAGCCATTTTTATAGCTATTCTCATATTAATCATTCCGGCGTTCATTTTCTGGGGTTCAGGAGGCGCGGAACGCGCGAAAGGCCCGGTCGCAGGATATATTTTTGAAAAACCGGTAAGCAGCGCTGTCTTTTCTTCAAGCCTCAGGGGAGCAGGCGTCTGGAAAATAATCGAACTCTGCGAATATTACAATGTCCGCAACCCTGAAGCCATTCTCGCCAATAAATGGATTATAGATAATATCTTATCCCAGGAAAACGCCCTTCGTCAGGCGGCATGGGACAGGCTCATCCTTGAAAAAGAAGCTTCAAACATCGGATTGTCCGTTTCAGACCGGGAAATAGAGGCATGGATATCCTCTTTCCCTCTTTTTCAGTCTAACGGCAAGTTCGAAGAATCAAAATTCGATACAGTCCTTTCAACTATTTTCTTCGGTATTCTGCCGGGCGATTTCCTTGAAGAACTTAAAAAAAGCCTGCTTTCGATAAAGATTATCCGCCTGATACGCTCAACCGCTGTAGTAACCGAAAACGAAGTAAAAGATTACTTCCTGCGTGAAAATGAAAAAAGAGATGTGAGCTTCATAGCCTTCGATTATAAAGATTTTGTGAACGAGGTATCGTATTCCGTCAAGGAAATGGAGGATTTTTACAACGCAAACAAAAACCTGCTTAAAATACCGGAAAAAGTCAAAATTGATTATATCAGCGTAACAGCGGACAGCAACGACCCTTCGATCCGGCTTACGGAACCCGAAGCGGAAGCTTTCTATAAAAGAAACAGGCAAAACTACAAAAACGAAGACGGTTCGGAAAAAACATATTCCGAAGCAAAATCTGATGTCAAAAAAGATCTATCCGCAAAAAAGGCCTATGAAAACGCGTCGGCAAAAATTACAGAACTGTTCTTTGACATAGACAGCGGCGAATTATCCCCCGCGAAAGCGGCGGATAAATCAGGCCTCAGCTTAAAAACAACGGAGTACTTTTCGCGCTTCGATCCTGTAGAAGGTATAGCCAATTCCGATTTATTCGCAAAAATTTCCTTTGAAACACCTTTAAATAAAGTTTCCGAACCTGTTTTTACGGGCACTGAATTCATAATTGTAATCCCTAAGGCCAAAACTCCCGCCGTAATCCCGGCCTTTGAAGACTGCAAAGATAAAATCGGGGAGATTCTCAAAATAAAAAAAGCCTCCGAAGCTTCAGCCGCTGCGGCTCGATCGGCAAGGGAACAAATCCTGGCCCTCACTAAAAAAGACCCTTCGATGAGCATTGAAGAAGCTTCATCGAAACTCGGATTCAAAACCGAATCCGAAAAGTCTGCAACCCTGGAATCACAGTTCAGCGGTATAGGCAATTCTTATATGTTCACATCAATAGCTTTTTCGCTTAAAGAGAACCTTCTGAGCGAACCCGTGGAAACTTCTTCGGGAGTTTCCCTGCTCTGGATAACTAAAATCGATATGCCCGACATGTCTAAATTTGATGAGATAAAGGAAACTTATACGGAAAAGGCTCTGGCCATAAAACAAAATATAGTTTTGTCGGAATGGTACAGGAACCTTTTCAAGAAAGCTAACCTGAAAGAATTGGCATCACAAAACTGA
- a CDS encoding NYN domain-containing protein, with the protein MKKYLIDGYNLLYSWRERAVFLSSGFEAMKEEMLIMLQKLADFEENEIEVYFDAFKGPARQAEKSGRLKTIYASGETTADMIIEREVYNTGKKDDIRVVTSDMGIKNMVMAMGVLVVGPDQFLAEVSDCIKEINEIIKKQNRR; encoded by the coding sequence ATGAAAAAATACCTGATAGATGGTTATAATCTGTTGTATTCATGGAGGGAGCGGGCGGTTTTCCTTTCTTCGGGGTTTGAGGCAATGAAGGAGGAGATGCTGATTATGCTTCAGAAACTGGCTGATTTTGAAGAGAATGAGATTGAGGTCTATTTTGATGCGTTTAAAGGTCCGGCCAGGCAGGCGGAAAAATCAGGAAGGCTGAAAACAATTTATGCTTCAGGAGAAACGACGGCGGATATGATAATTGAAAGGGAAGTTTATAATACCGGGAAAAAAGATGATATCAGGGTTGTCACTTCCGATATGGGCATAAAAAATATGGTGATGGCCATGGGTGTTTTAGTTGTCGGCCCCGATCAATTTTTAGCTGAGGTCTCGGATTGCATAAAGGAGATAAATGAAATAATAAAAAAGCAAAACCGCCGGTAA